The Pedococcus dokdonensis region TCCCGAGCCTCCTCGCGGCATACGAGCGGTGGAACGGACGGTTCGGACTCTTCGCCGCCCACGAGAAGGCAACGGGCGACTTCATCGGTTGGTTCTGCCTGCGCCCGCAGCGCACGGGTCCGCTGGACGAGGTCGAGCTCGGCTACCGGCTTCGCCGTGACGCGTGGGGGAAGGGGTACGCGACCGAGGGTTCGCATGCCTTGGTGGACAAGGGTTTCTCGGAGCTCGGCGTCAACACCGTCTGGGGCGAGACGATGGCGCTCAACCTCTCGTCCCAGCGGGTGATGGAGAAGGTCGGGATGTCCGTCGTCGAGTCGATCCCCACGCCGGACGAGATGCAGTCCGTCGAGGGAGCCGAGCGCGGAGGCTTCCGGTACGAGGTCACGAGAGATCAGTGGGAAGCCCGCCGCGACCGGTCGACCGCCGGACGTGCCTGAGCCGCCACGACCCTTGAGGCCTCCGGCCGACGGGGAATACGCCGCGCTCACCACCCGCTGAACCTCGAAGAGACATCGGACGGCGCCCAGGAGCACGCATGGACAAGGACATTCGCTCGGCACTGCACCGCAGCCAGGTCATCGACCTGACCACCACGGGTCGACGGACCGGTCAGCCACGTCGGATCGAGATCTTCATGCACGACGAGGACGGCCTGTTGTTCATCACGGGGATGCCGCGTGCCGACCGGGTCCGTGACTGGATCCGCAACATCGAGGCAGACCCCCGCGTCGTCGTCCATCTGAAGAAGGGCATCGAGGCAGACCTGCCTGCGAGGGCCCGGGTCGTCACCGACCCCGACGAACGGCGCCCGATGATCGAGGCGGCTGCGCGACGCTGGGGCCGCACCGACATCCCGACGATGATGGAGCACAGCCCGCTCATCGTCCTCAGCGTCGATGGCGACTGAGGTCGGGCGGGCTGGTCAGACGTCGCCAGGGGTGCCACGCTGGCGTCATGCCCCGCGTTCAGGTTGCGACCGCTTCCCCTGCCGAACGTGACGCCGTCCTGACGTGCGCCGTCGCAGTGGTTTGCGCCGTGGCCTTCCTGGTCTTCGTCGGGGTGCCGGTGCACTCAGGGACGCTGGCGGTCCCGGAGGCGCTCGAAGCCGTCTGGGTGGTCGGGCTCCTGGTCGGCGCGTTCCTCGGTCCCGTGGCAGGCGGTCTGGCGGCGTTCGTGAGCGGGGCGGCGCTGGTGGCTGGAGGACCTGCCCTGACGCAGCGAGCCCGGCGCCTGCACTGGAGCACCATCGCAGTCTCGGCTCTTCTGTTGGTCGCCTACGTCTCACACTCCCACGCCCTGCAGACCTGGCTGGACTGACGGGAACCCAACCCGTCGCGACGGACTGGGGGGCGGACTGGGGGGAGGGCCGGCGGCCCCACCGACGACGAGGCGCCTCAGTCGTCCTTCTTCAGGCTGGGGTACTTCTTCTCCACGGCCGCGCGGACCTTCTTCTGCTCAGCCTCGGTCCCGTGCTGCGCGACGCGGGCCAGGGCGTTACGGGCGTGTGCGATGTCGGGGATCGGGTACTTCTCCTCCTCCGGCAGCGCAAACGACGACCTCTTCAGCTTCTTGCGGTTGTCGCTGTCACTGAGGTCCTTGGACATGTCCGACTCCTCTCGAGGGTTTCGATGTCAGGGGCCATACCCGGCTGACGGGGACCCCAACCCTCTCGGGTCGTGGCGGACCCGGTCGGTCGGGTCGCTGCTGGCAGGCTGGGGGCGTGATACTTCCCGAGCTCCGTGACCCGCGGCTGGTCACGATCCGCCGCAGCGGGTTGCTCACGGATGCCGACCACCGGGCCCTGGCCAACTGGGCTGCCACGTGCGCCGAGCACGTCCTGCACCTCTTCGAGGGCGAGCAGCCGGGGGACACGCGCCCGCGGGAGGCCATCGAGGCGGCCCGCTCGTGGGCTCGCGGTGAGCTGCCGATGATGCGGGCCAGGGCGCTCGGCGGACACGCGATGGGCGCGGCCCGGACGATGCGCGGGGCGGCGCGGTTCGCGGCGTACGCGGCCGGTCAGGCAGCCAGTGTCGGGCACGTCGCAGAGCACGACCTCGGTGCGGCGGCCTACGCGATCAAGGCGGCTGCGGATGCGGCTCCGCACCACGCAGACGCCGGGCGCGCCGAGCGGGACTGGCAGCGCGAACAGCTGCCCGAGCAGGTGCGCGTCCTGGTGCTCGAGGACCAGGAACGTCGCAACGCCATCTGCTGGTCGGTCTTCAGCGACTGAGCAGGCCCGTCAGTCGCACTTGCGGCCGTTGGACGGGAGTGCACCGGCGGCCTCGCCGAAAGCCGGCAGCAGCAAGGGTTCCGGCGCATAGGCGTGGGGGACGAGCACTTCGATCGCAGGCTCGCGCCCGTAGGTCGTGAACCTGGCTCCGTCGCTCAGCTGCTCGACGACCCAGTCGACGCCGTCGACGTCGAGGCACTCCTTGTCGGTCGGGCCGAGGGCAGGCCAGCCGCAGGTCGCGATGATCGCCGGGTCTCCCCAGGCGTGCGCGTCCGAGGCGACCCCGCCGTTGACGTCCACCCCACGCGAGGCCTGGCCGGACACCTTGGCGGGCCAGCGCGCAGTCGCCGGCTCGCACTCCACCGCGTGCTGGGGCGGGGACACTTCGACCAGGGACGAGCACCCGGACAGCAGACCGCCGGCCACCCCGAGGACGAGGAGGCCGGCGGTCGTGGTGCGAAGCGGGCGCGCTGCCGTCAGGCGGGCGCGCACGTCGACCGGACGCTCAGACGTGGACGACGGTGCAGGTCAGGGTGCGGGTGATGCCCGGCACGTCCTGGATCTTGGCGATGACGAGCTTGCCCAGCTCGTCGACGGTGTTGGCCTCGACGCGGGCGATCACGTCGTAGGGACCGGTGACGTCCTCGGCCAGCACCACACCGGCAATCCCGGCAATGGCCTCGGCGACGGACGCCGCCTTGCCGACTTCGGTCTGGATCAGGATGTAGGCCTGGACCACCACGTGGCACCTCACACTTCTGTTCGGGTAACGGCTGTTCGGGTAATGGCTGTTCGGGTTGTGGCTCTCGGCGGCTGCGCCCTTGGCGATACGGATCGGGCCGGGGCTCGCCAAGGCCATGCCAGACGCTACCGTGCCCGTGTCCCACCCGTCTCCCCCGACCCGTCACGAGGAGGTCAAGTCATGGTCACGGCGCCCCTCACCCTGCGAGACGTCTCCGAGTCGGAGCTCCTGCGCCGGATCTTTCCCTTCTTCCGGGCCTCCCCGGGAGTCGCGGTCGGGCCGGGTGACGACGCTGCCGTGCTGCGCACCGGACCGGGCACGGTGGCCACCACCGACTCGATGATCAGGGGACGCGACTGGCTCGACGAGTGGTCGGGTGCGAGTGACGTGGCGACCAAGCTGCTCACCCAGAACCTCGCCGACGTCGCCGCCATGGGAGCGAGGTCGACCGCCGTGCTCGTGACCCTGGTGGCCGACCCGGCAACGCCGCTCGACTGGGCGGTCGACTTCGCCCGAACCCTGGGGGAGCAGGCCGCGGACCTCGGCGTGGCCGTCGCCGGGGGCGATCTGTCGTCGGCTCCCGACGGCGTGCTGATGGTGTCGATCACCGCCCTGGGTGACCTGGACGGCCGGGCGCCGGTCCTGCGCAGCGGTGCCCGGGTCGGGGACGTCGTCGCCGTGTGCGGGCCGCTCGGCCGGTCAGCGGCCGGGCTCGCCCTGCTCCAGTCCGGCGCCGACCCGCGGACGCAGCCGGACGGCATACGCGGCTGGTGCATCGAGCACCACCTCAGGCCGCAGGCGCCGCTGACCGAGGGCCCGGCAGCCGCCGACGCCGGCGCGACGGCGATGATCGACCTGAGCGACGGGCTGCTCCGTGACGGTCACCGGGTCGCTGGAGCGAGCGGCGTGCGCCTCGCGCTGTCGCCGACGGCCCTGCACGGCGACGTCGCGGAGCTGGAGCCCGTGGTGGGGGAGCAGGCTCTGGACTGCGTGCTGGCCGGTGGTGAGGAGCACAGCCTCCTGGCCACCTTCACCGGCGCAGCCCCGGACGGGTGGCGCACGATCGGCGTGGTCGAGGCCGGCGAGGGCGTCACCCTCGACGGCGCTGTCCAGCAGCCGCGGGGCTGGGACCACTTCCGGGCGTAGCAGGAAATCGACACGTCCGGGCGTAGCAGGAAATCCGGGCATGAAAGAAGCCGACCTCCCCGTGGGGAGATCGGCTCGATTCGGTATGCCGCGGGGGCAGGGTCAGCGCTTGACCTTGCCGGCCTTGAGGCACGAGGTGCAGACGTTGAGACGCTTCGGGGTCACGCCCGCGTCGCCCACCAGCGCCTTGACGCGCTGGATGTTCGGGTTCCAGCGACGCTTGGTGCGGCGGTGCGAGTGCGAGATGTTGTGACCGAAGCTCGGTCCCTTGCCGCAGACGTCGCAGTTGGCAGCCACGGGTGTTCTCCTGATTTCGATACGTACAAGAATGAGGTCGGTCCCGGATGGTCC contains the following coding sequences:
- a CDS encoding GNAT family N-acetyltransferase, which encodes MTDYVESERLVLRQFTAQDADLLIGLDSDPAVMRFLTGGEPSMSDDEVRDEVIPSLLAAYERWNGRFGLFAAHEKATGDFIGWFCLRPQRTGPLDEVELGYRLRRDAWGKGYATEGSHALVDKGFSELGVNTVWGETMALNLSSQRVMEKVGMSVVESIPTPDEMQSVEGAERGGFRYEVTRDQWEARRDRSTAGRA
- a CDS encoding nitroreductase family deazaflavin-dependent oxidoreductase yields the protein MDKDIRSALHRSQVIDLTTTGRRTGQPRRIEIFMHDEDGLLFITGMPRADRVRDWIRNIEADPRVVVHLKKGIEADLPARARVVTDPDERRPMIEAAARRWGRTDIPTMMEHSPLIVLSVDGD
- a CDS encoding DUF6582 domain-containing protein — translated: MSKDLSDSDNRKKLKRSSFALPEEEKYPIPDIAHARNALARVAQHGTEAEQKKVRAAVEKKYPSLKKDD
- a CDS encoding putative immunity protein — translated: MILPELRDPRLVTIRRSGLLTDADHRALANWAATCAEHVLHLFEGEQPGDTRPREAIEAARSWARGELPMMRARALGGHAMGAARTMRGAARFAAYAAGQAASVGHVAEHDLGAAAYAIKAAADAAPHHADAGRAERDWQREQLPEQVRVLVLEDQERRNAICWSVFSD
- a CDS encoding DUF3515 family protein: MRARLTAARPLRTTTAGLLVLGVAGGLLSGCSSLVEVSPPQHAVECEPATARWPAKVSGQASRGVDVNGGVASDAHAWGDPAIIATCGWPALGPTDKECLDVDGVDWVVEQLSDGARFTTYGREPAIEVLVPHAYAPEPLLLPAFGEAAGALPSNGRKCD
- a CDS encoding Lrp/AsnC family transcriptional regulator, giving the protein MVQAYILIQTEVGKAASVAEAIAGIAGVVLAEDVTGPYDVIARVEANTVDELGKLVIAKIQDVPGITRTLTCTVVHV
- the thiL gene encoding thiamine-phosphate kinase; the protein is MVTAPLTLRDVSESELLRRIFPFFRASPGVAVGPGDDAAVLRTGPGTVATTDSMIRGRDWLDEWSGASDVATKLLTQNLADVAAMGARSTAVLVTLVADPATPLDWAVDFARTLGEQAADLGVAVAGGDLSSAPDGVLMVSITALGDLDGRAPVLRSGARVGDVVAVCGPLGRSAAGLALLQSGADPRTQPDGIRGWCIEHHLRPQAPLTEGPAAADAGATAMIDLSDGLLRDGHRVAGASGVRLALSPTALHGDVAELEPVVGEQALDCVLAGGEEHSLLATFTGAAPDGWRTIGVVEAGEGVTLDGAVQQPRGWDHFRA
- the rpmB gene encoding 50S ribosomal protein L28, whose translation is MAANCDVCGKGPSFGHNISHSHRRTKRRWNPNIQRVKALVGDAGVTPKRLNVCTSCLKAGKVKR